Below is a genomic region from Lysobacter terrestris.
ACGCTGTGGTCGGGAACCTACGACCGCGAGCTCACCGCGGTGTTCGCGCTGCAGACCGAACTGGCGCGCGACGTGGTGCAGTCGCTGCTGGGCGTGCTGCCGCGCGACACCCAGGCCCTGACCAGGCGCCTGGCGCCCACCAGCAACGTCGCCGCGTACGACGCCTACCTGCACGGCATGCAGCAGCTCGGCCAGCGCGAGGGCGGCGACGGTGGTGGCGGAGGCGGAGGCAGCGCGCGCTCGATCGGGTTCTTCCGCGAGGCGCTGGCCGCCGATCCCGCGTTCTCCCGCGCGCAGGCCGGCATCTGCCGTGCCGAGATCATCGCCTTCGAAGGCGCGCACGACGCCGCCGCCTTCGAACGCGCGCAGGCCGCCTGCCAGCGCGCCGCGACCATGGACCCGTACCTGCGCGAAGTCAGCCTCGCCCTCGGCGACCTCTACCGCGCGCGCAGCGACAACGCGCAGGCCATCGAGTATTACCGCAAGGCGCTGGATGCCCTCGCGCTGCGCGCGGACGCTTATCTCGGCCTGGCGCGCACGGAATCCGCGCAGGGCCACCACGAGCTCGCGCTGGACTACTTCGAACGCGCGCGCCAGTCGCGCCCCGGCGACCCGACCATCTACCGCGGCCTCGGTTTCGAGTACTACCTGCACGGCGACATGCCCAAGGCGATCGACGGCTTCACCACCGCGGCGACGCTCGCCCCCGACGACGAGGACATCTGGAGCAGCCTCGGCGGCCTGTACATGGTCAGCGGTGATGCCCCGCGTGCGGCCGACGCGTATTCGCGTTCGCTGACGATCAAGCCGAACTACGCGGCCCTGAGCAACCTGGGCACGCTGCGCTACGAGCAGCGCCGCTATCCCGAAGCCGCGGAGCTGTACCGCCGCGCCTCGTCATTGAACGACAGCGACTACCGCATCTTCGGCAACCTCGGCGATGCCTTGGCGGCCGAGCCCGCGAGCGCGGCGCAGGCGCGCGAGAGCTACGAACGCGCCGCGCGCATGGCGCAGCAGTACGTCGACATCAAGCCCAGCGATGCGCACGCCCTGGCCGTGCTCGCGTGGTACCGCGCCAACCTCGGCCAGGAACCCGAATCGCGCGCGCTGATCGAACGCGCCAATGCATTGAACGCCGAGCCCGGAGAAGTCGCGTTCTGGGCCGCGCAATCGCTGGCCGTGCTCGGCGACGCAGACGGTGCGCGTGGCTGGATCGAGCGCGCGCGCGCGGGCGGGGTCAACACGCCGCGCCTGCAGGCTTCCCCCGTGCTGCGCCCGCTGCTGGGCGCCACGCCGCAACCGCAGCCGGCGGCCAAACCCGCCCGCTGAACCCCACGGCCCAGCGGACGGGCACAGACAAGGAGAGATGCGTGATGAACCTGTTGTCGCTTGCAACGATGGGAATGGCGCCGGTGCCGAGTTCGGGCGGCGGCGGGGGCAACGACAAGCCACCGCCGGAGGCGAATATCACCATCCAGGTCGACGCCACCACCCGCCAGCCCAAGGCGGAACCCGTCAGCGCATGGGTCGATCGCGGCGGCAAGGTGCGATGGGAGTGCCCGGAGCAGTTCGACATCATCCTGAAGTTGCTGTGGACCGGCGACACGGTGACGCGTTCGGCGAAGAAGGTCGGCGACGCCTACGTGCTCGAAGTGACTGCTGGCAACATCGACGGTCGCTATTCCTACGGCATCTCGGTCAAGGGCGGCGCGGTCGATCCCGACGTCATCATCGGGCCGAAGATCCACAACCTCTGAGGCGCGTACTCAGGCCGGCTGCGCGAACAGGTCGCCCTGCGCCAGGCGCACCGGCATGAAGCTGCGGCGGTGATGCGGGCACGGGCCGTGCGCCTTCAGCGCGGCCAAGTGCGCGGGCGTGGAATAGCCCTTGTGCTCCGCGAACCCGTACTGCGGCCATTGCTGGTGCAGTTCGCGCATGTAGCGGTCGCGCGACACCTTGGCGAGGATCGACGCCGCCATGATCGCGCGGTCGCGGGCATCGCCGCCGATCCAGGCTTCGCCCGGCCGGCACAGGCCGGGCGGCACGATGTTGCCGTCGATGCGCGCCGCGTCGGCCGCGTGCGCCACGCCTTCCAGGGCGCGGCGCATGCCGGTCAGCGTGGCCTGCAGGATGTTGATGCGGTCGATCTCTTCGACGTCGACGAACTCGACGCGCCAGGCTAGCGCGCGCTGCACGATGCGGTCGTAGAGGACTTCGCGCCGCTCCGCATCCAGCTTCTTGGAATCGTCCAGCCCGTTGACGGGCGTGCGGCCGGGGGCGAACACCACCGCGGCGACGACCACCGGCCCCGCCAGCGGGCCGCGCCCGGCTTCGTCGATGCCGGCAATGCGCAGCAGGCCCGGTTCCTGCGTGTGGGTTGCGATGGACATGGGCGCGGGGACGTCGGGCATCGGCGGCTGCTCTGGCGACGCACGCAGGTTGCGCGCGCGTCGCGCGTTCACGCAACCGACGGCGCGGGCAGAAGTTCAACCACCGCGTCGGCGGCGCGCGCGGAGGCGTCCTGCCGCAACTGCAGGTGCAGTTCGCGGAAGCGCGGCTCGATGCGGGCCATTGCCTCGGGGTCGCGCAGCAGCGCCAGCGTCGCATCGGCGAGTTTCTTCGGCGTGCAGTTGCCCTGCATCAGTTCGGGAACGACGCGCTCGCCGGCCAGCACGTTGGGCAGCGAATAGTTGCGGGTCTTCAGCATGCCCAGGCCCTTGACCAGGGCGTAGGTCAGCGACGCCACGCGATAGGCGACCACCATCGGGCGCTTGGCCAGCATCGCTTCCAGCGTCGCCGTGCCCGAGGCGAGCAGGATGACGTCGCTGGCGATCATCAGGCGCCGCGCGTTACCGACCAGGATGCGCAGCGCGGGGCGCAGTCGCTCGAGATCGGGGTGCTTTGCGAGGACGCGGCGGAAGGCCAGGTTGCTCGGCGAATTCGCGATCGGGACGATGACCTGCAGATCGGGGACTTCCTCCAGCACGCGGGCCGCCGCCGAAAGGAACGTCGCCGCCAGCCGCTGGATCTCGCCGACGCGCGAACCCGGCAGCAGCGCCAGCACCGGGCGATCGGGATCGATGCCCAGCTGCTCGCGCACGGCCAGGCGGTCGGGGTCCAGCGGCATCTCGTCCGCGAGCGGGTGGCCGATGAAGCGCGCATCCACGCGGTGCTTCGCGTAGATCGGCGGTTCCATCGGGAACAGGCACAGCACGCGCGACGCGGACTTGCCGATCGTCGCGGCGCGCTTCTCGCGCCACGCCCACACCGAGGGGCTGACGTAGTGCACGGTGCGGATGCCGCGCTGCTTCAGCCACTTCTCCACGCCGAGGTTGAAGTCGGGCGCATCGATGCCGATGAAGACATCCGGTTGCCAGTCCAGCACGCGCCGGCGCAGTTCGCGGCGCACGCGCAGCAGCCGGGGCAGGTGGCGGAGCACTTCGGCCAGGCCCATGACCGCCAGTTCGGAGGCATCGAACCAGGTGTCCATGCCTGCCGCGCGCATCGCGTCGCCGCCGATGCCGGCGAACCGCGCATGCGGATAGCGTTGCTTGAGTTCGGCGATGAGTCCGGCGCCGAGCAGGTCGCCGGAGGCTTCGCCTGCGACGAGGGCGATACGCATGGGGCGGTGATTGGGGATTTGGGATTCGGGATTGGTCAAGGCGGAGTCCGTCCGCGGTTGCAGGTTGCGGTTGCTTCTACGAATCCCCAATCCCAATTCCCGAATCCCGGCTTCAACGCAGCAGCGGCCGTTCGCCGCTCTCGATGAAATCCAGGAACGCGCGCACGTCGGCGCTGTCGTTCGCGATGTCCGCCAGCCGCGCGCGGGCTTCCTCCAGCGAGGCGCCGGACATGTACAGCGCACGGTAGGCGCGCTTGATCGCGCCGATGCGCTCGCTGTCGAAACCGCGGCGCTTGAGGCCTTCGCTGTTGATGCCGCGCGGTTTGCCGTAGCCCTCCTGCGCGACCATCAGGAACGGCGGGACGTCGCCGTTGACGAACGCGCCCATGCCGACGAAGGCGTGCGAGCCGATCCGGCAGAACTGGTGGATGCCGGCGAAGCCGCTGAGGATCACGTGGTCGCCCACGGTCACGTGGCCGGCGAGCGTGGCGTTGTTGGAGAACACGCAGTGGTTGCCGACGTGGCAGTCGTGCGCGACGTGGGTATAGGCGAGGAACCAGTTGTCGTCGCCGACGCTGGTGCTGTTGCCGCCGCCGCCGGTGCCGCGGTTCACGGTGCAGAACTCGCGGAACACGTTGCGATCGCCGATGCTGAGTTCGACGCGCTCGCCGGCGTACTTCTTGTCCTGCGGCTCACCGCCGATGGCGCAGTGGCCGTGGAAGCGGTTGTCGCGGCCGATCCGCGTGGGGCCCTGCACGCTGCAGTGCGGGCCGAAGCTGGTGCCGTCGCCGACCTCGACGTCGTTGCCGATGTAGCAGAACGCGCCGACCTGCACGCCCGCGCCGAGCTTCGCGCCGGCTTCGACGACCGCGCTGGGGTGGATCACGGGCGCAGGCGTGGCGCTGGTCATGCGTCGCTCTTCACTTCGGCACAGAGGATTTCGGCGCTGGCGACTTCCTGGCCGTCCACGCGGGCGGTACCGACGTAGAGCGCCATGTTGCGGATGACGCGCTTGAGCGTCACTTCCAGTTCGAGCTTGTCGCCCGGCACGACCATCTTGGCGAAGCGCGCGTTGTCGACCTTCACCAGGTAGAACAGGCTGCCCTTGCCGTCGTGGCCCGACAGCTGCGTCAGCAGGCCACCGGCCTGCGCCAGCGCCTCGATCACCAGCACGCCCGGCATGACCGGGTGGCCCGGGAAGTGGCCGTTGAAGAAGGGCTCGTTGACGCTGACGTTCTTGTACGCCAGCACGCGCTTGTGCGGTTCCAGCTCGACCACGCGGTCCACCAGCAGGAACGGGTAGCGGTGCGGAAGCACCTTCTGGATGCCGGCGACATCGACCGGGAGTTGCACGGGCTGGGTCATCATCTTTTCCTGGCGCACGGAAGCGTGCAGCGAATCGGCCATTATCCGGCTTCACTGCCACATGCGCGTCCGTATGGGCGGCAAGCTTACCCTGATTGGTCTTCGCGGTCTGCCGGCGCGCGCCCGATCCGGCGGGCGAGGGCGTCCAGCTGCTTGAAACGGGCAGCGTTCTTGCGCCAGCTGCGGTTGTCCATCAGCGGGGTGCCCGAGGAATACTCGCCCGGTTCGCGGATGGAATGGGTCACCAGGCTCATCGCCGTGACCATGACCTTGTCGCAGATTTCCAGGTGGCCGAGGACGCCGGCGGCCCCACCGATCAGGCAGTAGCGGCCGATGCGCGCGCTGCCGGCGACGGCTGCGCAACCCGCCATGGCGGTGTGCGCGCCGACGAAGACGTTGTGGCCGATCTGGATCTGGTTGTCGAGGCGGACGTCCTCCTCGAGCACGGTGTCTTCGATGGCGCCGCGGTCGATGGTGGTGTTGGCGCCGATCTCGCAGTCGTCGCCGACCACCACGCCGCCGAGCTGCGGCACGTTCAGCCACTTGCCGGCTTCCATCGCCAGGCCGAAACCGGCGGCGCCGAGCACGGCGCCCGGGTGCACGGTCACGCGCTGGCCCAGGCGCACGCGCGTGACCAGCGTCACACGCGCGAGCAGTTCGCTGCCGGCGCCGACGACGCAGTCCTCGCCGATCACGCAACCCGGACCGATGACAGCGCCCGCTTCCACGCGGCTGCGCGCGCCGATCGAGACGAAGGCGCCGACGTGCGCGCTGGCGTCGACGTGGGCGTCGGCGGCGATGTCGGCGGAGGCATGGATGCCGGCCGGGCGAGCCGGTTCCGGCTCGAACAGCGCCGACATCTTCGCGAACGCGGCGTAGGGGTCACGCGCGATCAGCGCGGTGCCGGCGTGGCCCGCGGCGTCCTCGGTGCGCAGGACGACCACGCTGGCCTGCGATTCGGCCAGCTGGCCGCGGTACTTGCTGTTGGCGAGGAACGCCAGTTGCCCGGCCTGCGCGCGGGCCAGCGTGCCGACGCCGTGCACGCGCACGGCGCCATCGCCCTGCAACTCCAGGCCGAAACGTTGCGCGAGTTCCGCGGCGCTGTAGGCAGGATTGGCCATGTCCGGCGCCGCTTCGATCAGAACGAGCCGCCGAACGTGAACTGCAGGCGCTCGAGCTCGTCGTCCTCTTCCTTGCGCAGCGGGAAGGAGTAGCTGATCGAGATCGGGCCCATCGGCGAGCGCCACATCAGCGACAGGCCGGTCGAAGCGCGCAATTCGCCCGCATCGAAGCTGTCCACGTCCTTGTACACGTTGCCGAAGTCGATGAAGGCCGAAGCGCGAGCCGCCGGCGTGTCCAGCAGGGTCGGGAAGTACATCTCCAGCGAGCCGGTGGTCTTGAACGCGCCGCCGACCGGTTGCAGGTAGGTGCTGTTGGCGAACGGTGCCTGTCGCGGGCCCAGCGTGTTGTCGCGGAAACCGCGTACCGAACGCACGCCGCCGGCGTAGAAGTTCTCGAAGAACGGCAGGCCGTCGGCGGTCACGGTTTTGTCGTAATCCGGCGACGAAGGCAGGCATGGATCGGTCGGATCCGGGCCCGGGACGAAGACCGGCGGCGTGGTCGTGTTGTTATCGGTGTCCTGGAACGAGCCAGCGGTGAAGCAGATGTTGCGCGTGGTCGCGTCGCCATAGCTGTCGCCATAGCCGAGCTCGCCACGCGTGTTGAGCACGAGGTGGCGCGACAGCGGCCAAAACTTGGAGATGCTGTAGTTGAGCTTGAAGTACTCGACGGTCGAGCCGGGCAGGGTGGTTTCCAGCCACACGCGCTGCTGCATGCCGCGCGTCGGCGTGAGCAGGTTGTCGAGCGAATTGCGCGACCAGCCCAGCTCCGTGCGCCATGCATGGAACGTGCGGGTGTTCAGCGCATCCAGGTACTCGCGGATCGGCTGCGGCGTGCTGCCGCTGGACAGGATCTGGTTGGTGTCGATGCCGAACAGGCCAGTGACCGTGTCCGTCTCGGTGATCGGGAAGCCCAGCACGACCTGCGCCGCACCGCTGTTGCTGCTGTACTGCGCGGTGCCGAAGTCGGAGTAGTCGAGTTCGCGCCACCACAGGTTGTAGCCCAGCGACAGTCCGTTATCGAGGAAGTACGGATTGAGGAAGGAGAAGTCGTAGCGCGACTGGTAGGTGCTGTGCTGCGCCTGCACCGACACGCGGTTGCCGGTGCCGAGGAAGTTCTCCTGCGACAGCTGGATCTGCGTGCTCAGGCCGCTGAGCTGCGAGTAGCCCAAGCCGAACACGAAGCTGCCCGACGAGGTCTCCTTGACGTTGACGACGACGTCGACCTGGTCGTTGGAACCTTCGACCGGCTTGCTCTCGATGTCGACGGTCTCGAAGTAACCCAGGCCCTGCAGGCGGATCTTCGAACGGTCGACGGCGGCCTGCGAATACCAGCTGCCTTCGAACTGGCGCATCTCGCGGCGCATCACTTCGTCGCTGGTGCGGGTGTTGCCCTTGAACTCGACCTTGCGCACGTTCACGCGCGGGCCCGGCACGACCTGCAGGCTGATGCCGACGGTCTTGGCCTCGCGGTTGACGTCCGGCACCGGGTTGACCTGCGCGAACGCGTAACCGATGTTGCCCAGCGTCGCGGTGATCGAGTCGGAGGTCAGTTCGAGCAGGCGGCGGGAGAAGATCTGGCCTTCCTTCACCAGCACGATCTTCTGCAGCTGTTCCTTCGGCAGCACGGTGTCGCCGGTGAGCTGCACGGAGGAGACCTTGTACTGGTCGCCCTCGCTCACGCCGGCGGTGATGAACATGTCGCTGCGGTCGGGGCTGATCGACACCTGGGTCGAGTCGATGTTGAAGTCGACGTAGCCGCGGTCGAGGTAGTAGTTGTTGAGCTTCTCCAGGTCGCCCGAGAGCTTCTCGCGCGAGTACTGGTCGTCGCGGCGGTACCAGCTCAGCCAGTTGTGCTCGCCCGATTCCCAGGTGTCGAGGATCTGCTCGTCGGAGAACTTCTCGTTGCCGACCAGGTTGATGTGCTGGATGCGCGCGGCCTTGCCTTCCTTGACCGTGATGGTCACGTCGACGCGGTTGCGGTCCAGGCGCGATACGGTCGGGGTGATCTCGACGTTGTACTTGCCGCGGTTCTGGTACTGCCGGGTGAGTTCCTGGCCCATCTTGTCCAGCACCAGGCGATTGAAGGTATCGCCTTCGGCCATCCCGTTTTCCTTCAGGCCCTTCATCAGGTCTTCGGTCTGGATGTCCTTGTTGCCGGTGACGGTCAGCTTGTTGATCGCCGGGCGTTCCTGCACGGTGATGACGAGGATGTCGCCCTGGCGGTCCAGGTGCACGTCCTCGAAGAAGCCGGTCTTGTAGAGCGCGCGGACCGCCGCCGCGGCCTTGGTCGAATCCAGCACGTCGCCGCGTTCCACCGGCAGGTAGGTGAAGACCGTACCCGCGGAGATGCGCTGCAGGCCGTCGACGCGGATGTCGCTGACGGTGAACGCCCCGGCTCCGGCGACGCTGGCCGCATCGGGCGACTGCGCCGGCGTGCCCGCGGGAGCGAACGGATCGGCCGACTGCGCCAATGCGGGAAGTGCCGGCGCCAGCGCTGCGGTCAGGGCAAGGGCGAGCAGGCGGCGATTGGGAAGTCGCGTCATCATCAAATCCGGTTGGGGGTGCGGCTGGCCAGCACGGCCGTCGCGGTCGAATCGGTGGTCATCGCATCGTTGGTCGGACAAGTCCTTCCTGAACTGGTTCCCCGGCGCGGCCGGATGGCTGTGGTCGCCATCACCGCACCAGGTTGTTCACGATGTCGTTGTAGAACGCCAGGCCCATCAGCCCGGCAATCAAGGCCAGGCCGACAAAGTTGCCGGCGGCCATCACCCGCTCACTGACCGGGCTGCCTTTGACCAGCTCGATAAGGTAATACAGCAGGTGACCGCCGTCCAAGATCGGGATCGGCAGCAGGTTCAGGATGCCCAGGCTCAGCGAGAGCAGGGCGAGCAGCATGAGGAAGTGCGCGGGTCCCTGCTGCGCGAAATAGTTGCTGGCGCGCGCGATGGTGATCGGGCCGGCCACGGTGTTGCGCGTGGACACCGTGCCCTTGAAGGCGCGGCCGAACGTGGCAAACAGCTCCCGGGACTGGTGCACCGCTTCGGACACGGCGGCCGGCACGGCGGCGATCGGGCCGTAGCGCAGCACCGCGTCCTTGCGTGGTTCCTGCGACACCAGCTCGAGGCCGAAGCCCCAGTACGTCTTGCCGTCGCGGGTCTGGCGGGCCGGCTTCAGCGGCAATGCGAGGCGGTCCTCGTCGCGCTGCACCTCGATCATCGCCTCGCGGTTCTCTTCGCCCAGGCGGTTGGTGATGCGGACGATGTCCTCGTAGGAAAGCGTCGGCTCGCCGTCGATCGCGGTGATGCGGTCGCCCTCGGCGAGCACGCCCCAGGCCGGCTGGTTCGGGATCACCCGTCCGACCACGGGCGCGACCACTTCATGGCGGCCGCGCAGTCCGAGCTGCTGCAGGGCGCGGGTTTCGTCGAAGTCGGCGGGCAGGCGCGACAACGGCAGCGTCAGCGTGCGCTCGCCGCCGTTCTGCTCGCGTACGCGGACCGCGGTGTCCTTGCGATCGAGTGCGGCGGTGAGCAGGCCCATGCTGACCTCGCTCCATGTCGGCGTCGTGCGGCCGGCGACGGCCAGCACTTCATCGCCGCGCTGGAGTCCGGCCGCAGCGGAAACCCCCTGCGCCTGGCCGACGACCGGCGCGAAATCGGGCCGGCCGATGACGAACATGCCCCACAGCAGCACCACGCACAGGATCAGGTTGGCGGCTGGACCGGCGAAGGAAATCGCCATCCGCTTCCACACCGGCTGGCGATCGTGGGACTGCGCCAGTTCTTCCGGCGACACCGCCCGCGCGGCGTCCTGGCCTTCGAGCGAGTGCTCGCCGAGCATCTTCACGTAGCCGCCCAGCGGGATCGCCGCGATCGCGAACTCCGTGCCGTCCTTGCCGCGGTGCAGCCACAGCGGCTTGCCGAAGCCGATGGAGAAGCGCAGCACCTTGACGCCGCAGCGGCGCGCGACCCAGTAGTGGCCAAACTCGTGGATGGTGATGAGCACGCCTAGGCTCACCAGCAACCACCACACCGAGCCTATGAATTCACTCATTGCCACCCCCGCGGTGCGGGCCTGCTGCAGTCATGCGGTCCATCATCCCACTGCCGCGGTGACGTGGCGTCGCGCGGCCGCGTCGGCGTCGCGCAGGACCTCCAGCGAATCGGCAGCGGTGGCGGGCAGGGCATCGAGGGTGGCTTCCACCAGCGCGGGAATCGACAGGAAAGCGATCTTCCGCTGAAGAAAGGCTGAAACGGCCACTTCGTTGGCCGCGTTGAGCAGCGCCGGGGCGGTGCCGCCCGCCTGCAGGGCCTCGAACGCGAGGCGCAGGCAGGGGAAGGCCTCCAGGTCGGGCGCCTCGAAATCGAGGCGACCGTGCTGCAGCAGGTCGAGCCCGGCGACGCCCGAGGCGATGCGCTGCGGCCACCCGAACCCCACCGCCAGCGCGGTGCGCATGTCGGGCAGGCCGAGCTGGGCGAGGGTGGAGCCATCGACGAATTCGACCAGCGAGTGCACCAGGCTCTGCGGATGCACCAGCACGTCGATGCGCCCGCGCGGCATGCCGAAGAGGTGGTGGGCCTCGATGACCTCGAGCCCCTTGTTCATCAGCGTCGCCGAATCGACGGAAATCTTCGGGCCCATCGACCACTTGGGATGGGCGATGGCCTGCTCGGGGGTGACGTCGACCAGTTCCTCGCGACGGCGGCCGCGGAACGGCCCGCCGGAGGCGGTGAGCACGATGCGCTTGAGGCCGGCATGGGCATGCGCGTCGGGCAAACATTGGAAGATCGCGTTGTGCTCGCTGTCGATCGGCACGATCACCGCGCCGCTTTCCTGCGCCGCGCGCATCAGCAGTTCGCCGGCCAGCACCAGCGATTCCTTGTTCGCCAGCAGCAGGCGCTTGCCGGCGCGGGCCGCGGCCAAGGTCGAGGACAGGCCGGCGGCACCGACGATCGCGGCGACGACGGTGTCGCAGTCCGCGCCGGCAGCGAGCGTTTCCAGTGCCGCTTCACCCGCGTGCGCCTGCGTGGCGAGGCCGGCGTCGCGCAGGCCATCGCGCAGGCGTTCGAACTGGGCGGGATCAGCGATCACCGCATGCAGCGGCCGGTGCGTGCGGCACAGCGCCAGCAGCGCATCGACCTTGCTTCCGGCCGCCAGCACGGTGGCGCGCAGGCGGTCGGGGTGGCGGGCGATCACGTCGAGCGCGGACGCGCCGATCGAGCCGGTGGCGCCAAGGACAGCGACGTTGCGGTGGGGAAGCTGGGACATCGGATCACTTCATCTCGTCGTGCTGGAGCGCGGCATGCCGGAGCGCGTCCGGCGCGGGCTCAGAAGCCGAACATGGCCTTGCCCATCGCGAACACGGGCAGGGCAGCGAGCACGCCGTCGATCCGGTCGAGGACGCCGCCGTGGCCCGGGATCAGGTGGCCCGAATCCTTCACCCCGGCGTGGCGCTTGAGCAGGCTCTCGTAGAGGTCGCCGACCACCGATGCGAGCGCGGCGACCAGTGCGACCAGCGCGACCAGCGGCACCTGCGCGGCGGAGGCGCCAGCCAGCAGCGATCCGCCGATGCCGACCAGCACGCCGGCGATGACGCCGCCGAGCAGGCCTTCGATGGTCTTGTTCGGGCTCACGCGCGGCGCGAGCTTGCGGCCTTTGAACACCGTGCCGCCGAAATGGCGACCGGCGAAGTAGGCCGCGCTGTCGGCGGCCCACACCACCGCGAGCGCGGTGAACAGCCAGATGTGGCCATTGGGTTCGGTGCCATGCAGCCAGGCCAGCGCGCACCAGGCGGGAATGACCGCCAGCGCGCCCGCGGCGAGCTTGAAGAAGCGTGCCCAGGTCTCGTGGTTGCTGGCGAAGTCGTAGTGGCGCAGCCACAGCAGTGCGAGCAGCCACCACACCACGCCGATCACGCTGGCCAGCTGGAACAGCACGAAGCTGTAACCCGACGCGGAGCGCGAGGCCCAGACGATGGCGACCATCAGCGCCAGGTGCGCCACCAGCAGCACCGTGCGGGCGAGCGTGTCCTCGATCTCGGCCAGCTCGAACCATTCCCACAGGCCGGCGAGGAAGACCACGGCCGCCAGCGCCACGATCCACGGCGTCGACAGGAACAGGATCGCGGCGATCGCGATCGGAGCCATGATCAGCGCAGCCAGCAGGCGGGT
It encodes:
- a CDS encoding 1-deoxy-D-xylulose-5-phosphate reductoisomerase; this translates as MSQLPHRNVAVLGATGSIGASALDVIARHPDRLRATVLAAGSKVDALLALCRTHRPLHAVIADPAQFERLRDGLRDAGLATQAHAGEAALETLAAGADCDTVVAAIVGAAGLSSTLAAARAGKRLLLANKESLVLAGELLMRAAQESGAVIVPIDSEHNAIFQCLPDAHAHAGLKRIVLTASGGPFRGRRREELVDVTPEQAIAHPKWSMGPKISVDSATLMNKGLEVIEAHHLFGMPRGRIDVLVHPQSLVHSLVEFVDGSTLAQLGLPDMRTALAVGFGWPQRIASGVAGLDLLQHGRLDFEAPDLEAFPCLRLAFEALQAGGTAPALLNAANEVAVSAFLQRKIAFLSIPALVEATLDALPATAADSLEVLRDADAAARRHVTAAVG
- a CDS encoding phosphatidate cytidylyltransferase; the protein is MTKTRLLAALIMAPIAIAAILFLSTPWIVALAAVVFLAGLWEWFELAEIEDTLARTVLLVAHLALMVAIVWASRSASGYSFVLFQLASVIGVVWWLLALLWLRHYDFASNHETWARFFKLAAGALAVIPAWCALAWLHGTEPNGHIWLFTALAVVWAADSAAYFAGRHFGGTVFKGRKLAPRVSPNKTIEGLLGGVIAGVLVGIGGSLLAGASAAQVPLVALVALVAALASVVGDLYESLLKRHAGVKDSGHLIPGHGGVLDRIDGVLAALPVFAMGKAMFGF